atgaaagaattttgtacCGGTCCTGCGTGTCCTCTTCGGTTTCAACAGACAGCAATCGGTCTTCGGGAGGATTCTCCTCATCATCGAGGTCATCCTCATTGGGTTTCGATTCGTCTGACGAACTCTCATCCGATTCATTGAAGATATCCTCTACCtgcaatattaaaagtatgtaattattatgccTGAGGAAGGAAGCTCGGAGTCGTAAAATAAAGAGCGGTGGTACCTCGCGGTCCATGTCGGCGATGTCGTCGCTGGAGAAGGACAGCAGCGGGTTGAGCGTGTCCATGAAGCGGCCCGAGGCTGTGCGGCGCcgcggcgcgggcggcgggGAGCTGCAGTGCGGCGGCGGCCGTCGGCTGCTGCTCTGTGGACCGCATTCCAGTCTCTTCAGTAACtgaattctattatattttgtatagttgATCGTGtcttatatctatctatatttttttatcagcactcgatcacaatcgtagtatgtttttgtaactttttgcAATATATCTACATATGTTACCATTACTTTGCTTATATAAAAGAGCAGATTGACGAGGATTCTGCAGATTATCTGGCTGAGTcagttaaaatgaaaaaaaaatactgagttCTTACAACAACTAGATAATCTGCAGACTAACAACAATATACAACGACTTTATGCTATAACAGTACCACAGTACCTGTCCCCCCCTCTGCAGCGGGTACAGACGCTCGTCCACGCGCTCCCAGCGCTCGGCGCACGCCCACAGCCACTCGGGCGTCACCACATGAAGCTTGTTCGCTTTGCCTTCACCTAGTCTTCTGCTTGCGTTCACTTTCGCTGTTCCTGAAAATTTTTGTAGGTATCCATATAAACGTTGGTACTTCATATGCCATGTTTAACGCCGTTTATACACTATCCCCTAATTCAGATACCCACGCGAATGAATAAACACATAGCTTGTAtttgaacttttatttaccgtaaaaccagcaatgttaTTAAGTTTACTATACTGTGTTATTCTCAACCTTGATGTTGGCAGAATCATCGTTTTAACAAACAATGGAgccataacacaaaaaaaaactgaatttaGGATTGCAATGCCGCGAAGCCCATAGTTCACCGTAAAAAAAtgcttgaaaaataaacctgaTAGACTTTATTTATGAGTTTTCTCTATGCACAGTTACATAAGCTATTGTGTTGTCTGTCAGCTGCCAAGATCATAGAAGTCTCTGTTCTAAGGTGGAACCACACCCCAcaaaacacacaaacataatatataagtcaTAATATCTAAGTTTTAGAAAAGGGCTGATCACACATATTTATAGTAGAACCGCCTAAATGAGTCCTCGCCCGCGGAGTACAAGGGGCGCGGGGGTACGACGACAAAGGGGACCGAGAGAGGTGCGGGCGGCGGGCGCATTCTTGTAAAAACTCAGTTCGCTCGCTACGCGGTTAGCGATCACACGTGTTGACAGTTGCGGACGCCTTGTGAAAGTTATACATGAGATTACATTCTCAAGATGAGTCGAAATGTTTTCGGACATAGAATTAATAGTCAGTGCAAACAAATGGCGTTTAacgtatatgaatattttagaaaaaagaaactcgaCCCAAATTCTGATGAATATAAACAAGAtatacctttaaataaaactgtagcaGAAGTTACTGGATTATCAGAAAAGACTGTATCTAGAATTGTACAACAAGGGAAAGCATTAAATGACAACGAGAGATTTAAATCACCAAGAAAACCAAAACAGGTTCGTAGAAAAAGAGTGGAAATAGACGATTTCACAAAAGGAGTGGTAAGAAGAAAAGTCACTcagttttacacaattttcaaaaaaatacctactctgAAAACTTTGAACGCTGTACTTAGAGAAGAGAATATATTACACTGCGGCAGGGAATATTTAAGGCTATTATTACATGATctaggttttaaatttaagaaatgcgGATCTAAAAGGAAACTCCTTATCGAACAGCCAAATATCACATCGTGGAGGTggaaatacctaaatactattaaaaaatatcgtagagaaagaagacatattttataccttgaCGAAACTTATGTAAACGCGTCTCATAACGTTTCAAAATGTTGGCAATCAAAGGATGAACTTGGCGTTCTATCTCATATTGGTAAAGGGGACCGTTTGATCATCGTACATTGTGGAGGTCAAATTGGATTTGTAGACGGAGCCCTTGTGATATTCAAATCCAAATGTAAAACAGGTGATTATCACGATTCTATGAATTTCGCAAATTTCAGTAAATGGATAAATGAAAAGCTCATGCCTAATATACCGCAAAATTCTGTCATAGTAATGGACAACGCAGCTTATCATTCGGTTCGAGAAGAGAAAAAGCCAACTATGGCTTCTACCAAGCCAACTATGCAAGAATGGCTACGACGACATAACGTGCCTTTTGATGAAAAACTTAGAAAAGAtgacttatataaattaattaaaagccatttcacagaagatatttacaaaattgacgaGGTATTGAAAAGAAACGGACACGAAGTATTGCGTTTGCCTCCATATCACCCAGACCTGAACCCCATTGAGTTGGTCTGGGGTGATATCAAAGGACAATTAGCACAAAAAAGTATCGACTCTAATTTGGaccagaaaaaagaaatattagagAGATTATTTGCTGAATATCCCAAAGAGAAATGGGAGAATTGTGTTAAACACGTGATTAAAATCGAAGACGAATATTGCAAACATGATGGAGCACTAGATGaagttgttgattttattattaatgtgcaAGACGATTCTGATGATTCTGATGATGGCTGTTTCGAAAGTGAAGAATCAAGTTCCAGTGATACTGATATTATGGACATAagtgattgatttataattttgataaattttgcataaataaatattacatacataactttattaccttttttttacctacatatcatacctatatatcataaaatcacatttttatcgaattgttttgtatgaaaaataaaaatttgaaaataacaataatcgaAAAATGCTTATGCTATTTAATTCATGTACGTGGTCTCGTTGATACCATGGAGATATGGGATAACAAAAGGAACACGTTGTATAGTTTACagttgtttcattcaaattttgtatagccattattaattttttaataaaaatcttcaccTGTTTGCCGCTAACCACTATGACTTCACATATCTCAAGAAATGTCCAGTAACATTTCGCCTCTTGTATTACACGCTACGCTCGACCGCCGCCCGCACCTCTTTCGTTCCCCTTCGTCGTCGTACCCCCGCGCCCCTTGTACTCCGCGGGCGAGGACTCATTTAGGCGGTTCTACTATACCTGCTCTAACTGCAACTAAATGTGTGGTATTTTCAGTGAAGTCTTGAGTGACTTCTGCCCCCAAACTCCTTGCCACTAAATAAGCTCTGGATGTCTCCAATCTCTGGTGTGTTGGCACCAAACCACTGAATACTAGACTGGCTCCAGACAGCACTTCGCATTTCACTTCAGGTATCACCAATTTGAGATCTGGAATTCGCTTGTTTTCTGCCTTGTCGTAGAGATCGTAAAAatgtctgaaaaaaaaatattacactatGATAAAAAAACTGGTTTTCTGAGATTCCACTTTACATAGGTAGATAAATGTAAAACTAATGGTATGTCCGTTCTTTATgccattttttcttttttgttgatctatgtttataatatgtttaaaaattaaaatcaccaaagattaaaaattaacatgaaatatttatcatacatACTTGTGTATCCTTTTCAGTATGTCTtccaaatatatcaaataatcATCAGGGTCTTCCACTTCTATTTGACCATCGGATGTCTCCACCCAGCGAGGTTCAGCCTCATCTATCCTATCAATTTCTTCATCATTCTTTTCTTCACTGGGTTTTGCCTTGTCCTTAGAGAGTGTTTTACCATTTTCAACATCATCTGCTGCTTCACATTTCTTCTCTTCACTTTTGTCAGTGCTGTCTCCTTTTTGATCTGGCTCTAGGTCTAATGTCGGCATTTGATTGATAACTGAAGGTTTTGAACCATTCTTGCCAATTATTAATCTTGTCTTATCATCAGCTGCAACAGGaagaaaagtattttacaataatgtaatttttgccacaCTGTTCATCAGAGATCTTCTTATATTCCACATAGTAAGACTAGTACTAcacaatgaatataatattaatttacataggtataaaTCATATCATAGAGGtgaataataattgtaacCTTCGTATCTGTCAGTCTTTCAgaacttaaaaaaagaatgtcTTCAGAAAGGCAACTATTTTGTTGGATTGTCAAGTGGAGTCATAACAGGTACTACAAGTATTATGACTCGTATCACAATCCGCCTAACTTCATTAGAAATTTAAAGGAAaagaattgataaaaatgcaaTACCTCCTGGTGGGGCATTAATATCCCCTGTGCATTGGAAGAATGAGTATGGCCTGACATGTATCAGGTTACTGGCGTGGCGCCACACATCTTCGCGGTCGTCAATAATGCACACCATGTTGTCACCGCAAGGAAATAGCGCTCTGAAATTACAATTCAATATGGTATTATCATGTCCTATTAGTTATTGCATGTGCACAATCGGCTAGCTAGCATTATAACATGCCACAAATCATAACAACCCACATAGTCAAAATTGGTTTCGTAATTCGTAAAGCACTAGATTTAGAAGGATGGCGTTAATTAAGAGAGGCCtattcccagcagtggggaaaAGAAGTCTGTCAATGATAATGATGAAGGAAGTGAGTTTTATCTgtataaaaattgttcaataaattaagtgttattttttgtcattccATTACATTCAATTAGTTCATTTTGTAGCTTCATTATTTAACTTACTTTAAATTAGCAGACTTTGTTCTAGCGTCGAAGCATTCATCTCTGGACAAAATTCTATGGGAGAAATACTTCTTCTCTGGATCCAAAAGGTCAGCAATAGCATGGGCATATTGCCGAGCTCCGAATGTGCATACATGCAACTCGTAGTTCTTAGAAGCAGACTCCAAAAACTCTTTTGTTCGTGGCCGAAATCTAGTGTGGCACCAACGACCCGGGCTTCCGGGACCTCGtaaaaagaaatgtaataCACCCTGTAAGTAGATTAatatcacatattttattgtacaatcaAATTTACAAGGGCCCTAAAAAGAAAAGTGTTTTACACTCCTATAAAATAGAGACCAagttaatataacattttttattttattttaacaagttaataaatatatactatataatatatttaactgtAGAATTATTTCAGCACAtatgttatttacataagCCTAAAGAAGTatacattattgtattattatctGTGATgccaaaatatacctattaaataacaaatattttaacaaacataATGTGCATGTTTAAATAGCAAGTCAGCTGGGGGACATGATATACCTTTAAATTCGGTGGTATATTATCATTGGTTGTGTGAACCAAAGTTTGATCCAAATCCACAAGCAGTACCAACTTTCGGTCTTTCAAAAGACGCTCTGCATCTTCACGGCCTAGTTTCTGTGCCAATTCTTCTGACAcctgtaatttaattttaatctcatCTTTAGTGTCTCTCATTTTTAGTGGGagagtttataaatttatttacctatgaCCCTATTTGGTTGACAAGAGAACTAAACAGCAGCCAGAAAGTTTTATAggtaactaaataattttttttttaactcctttaattttgactccttttAGTCATGTAAATCATATACAGTATACAATGATAAAGTTTTTGATCACAATTGTAGCAGAGAGCTGTCTTACAGGTCACTAGGTCTCCTCTTCAGGTAAATTACAAACAAGTACCGGATATCCATTCTTCCatacatacaaagaaaaaaaaatttttgtttataatgaataaactcaaaaacaactggatgattttttatgaaatttggcacagagacacATGAAACTGTCAGAAGCTGGAACGGACTTCTAGTCTTTGATATAAGTGAaggtaggtaagtaagtacatattaatattctcACCTTGAGCTCAGGTACAGAGTGAACCATGGGGACCACTGCAACATCCCGTTTGGGGCCAACGTCGACGCGAAGGTCTGCTCCACACTCTGCGCACATCTCCTTCATCACCGTTGGGTGACGACATTCTTCCAACTCTGCTACAGGTGTTCTGTAAAGtacatgaatataatttttaatatcttaatcTCGATCCACGTAGACCCtcgaaaaatattgaatgcgAGGGCAACGCTCCATAAATATAGATATCTCAAAATAAATCCAGATTTCTGCTCAGACTTAGCACGAACGAAACCCTAACATAGGTGGTAACGAAACAGTTTCATTTTTCCCGCCAAAATGAATAGACTGACAGATAGGGATCGTAATTACACGGCCATGCGTTTAATTGGCCATCAAATTATATACGCACTATGCAAAGctcataaatagataaatgcattatatgatgaataaaatagagtaagaacataaattaattataacatcaCATACCCAGGCTCTACAATGTCTCCTTCCTTCACCTTGATCGACGAGATAGTACCAGCGCGCACAACCTTATATTTCTTCAATTCGGTATTACTGCCAGACGAAtcattgtacaaaaataatatttggccTTGCGAAACAAATGCACCTTGtttaattttccatttatttacttttacaggCTTTTCAGATGGAACAAAAATAGACATAGTTTTGTCAGCCATTTTGAACGGAAATTGCGCGTTTGAAGAAAAGTGACCTATTATTGGACAGTACAGCAAAGTTTTGGCGGCTAGTTAATTTCTACCAATGAGGTTGCTTCTTTTCGCTGAAATCAATGGTCAACAAAGATTTACCGGAAATGCATTACGACAAACCACCAAAGCcgtcaatttattaaattcggATACACAAGTTCATACAACGACCAAATCGAGCGTAAAAAGTGATCCACCTACGAGCAAAGATGGAGACCAAATCAAGTAATACTAAAGTTCGCActgctaatatttttttgatacatAGTTCAAAAACCGAggaatagggcatattacgcaaagctcagcgcagatagCGCAACTaaggtacaactaaggtacacaaacattgtcaatggaggcaaaaagggccaattttcaatattgttgcagatttacgaccaaaaataccttctacgcaatcgtggtacgagtttaaaggaaaaaggaaggatttagtggattatcctgaaaacaCTAACGCTATTTCAAGTTATGTTCtacattatttggtcaactgtggtcataaactgatataaacttgattttcatcgaagatcttacctgtatgaagtccatattttaataagtcttcacgtgtgaagtgttccgagcttcttttccaCCAAACGGTCGATAATACAATGTTATacactggctcgaaaattttacagcgtgaggcgtatcccatagttttcgaagtattttatgttatcCAAAAAGGGTCCAAATCCATATTCGGGTgacgaaatattgggaaaaatcccAATATTTCgtcacccgaatatgctacattgttgtatatttttacaaacgaatgcttacataatgaaaggattaataaagtacgctaaaataaacgttttaatcgacatagcaataagcggcaaagcttttatgtacctaacataTAGTGCTGTACTATAGCGgaataaatgtgcagtaatactccctattggGGATTCTATTCAATTCTTTAAAGCAACCATTTCAAGCGGGGGAGGGAGGTGAAGGGTTACACGTATGCGCACTATGGTgtgcacatcaacctacccaaattaattgcaaactccCCGCTCTTACCGCGCCATAAagtttcatgcagggtaacttgatgtgctgttgattgtacacataaaaacaaatctgtaactacattgtttttatatctttgaACTACATACACTACACACGTAAAAAAGAGATCACTTCATTAACAAATCTCGATAGGGATCGAACAGCCATCGTACTTTgcacaatgttttattattttaattatattttattttttgtttcctttTATGGCATTCGCGGAAGATCAGCGTCGTGGCTCATTGGTCAGCGAAGACCATTTTAgtgctatatttttatactattacaGTATCCAGTGTTATTTATGTCATGTTTTTTTGTGtgctaaataaacgttttttctttGGTTTTCGATATATCGTTTTTGTTATACGAAGTCGATAGTTTACATAatgtcgta
This genomic interval from Plodia interpunctella isolate USDA-ARS_2022_Savannah chromosome 18, ilPloInte3.2, whole genome shotgun sequence contains the following:
- the Fcp1 gene encoding RNA polymerase II subunit A C-terminal domain phosphatase, yielding MADKTMSIFVPSEKPVKVNKWKIKQGAFVSQGQILFLYNDSSGSNTELKKYKVVRAGTISSIKVKEGDIVEPGTPVAELEECRHPTVMKEMCAECGADLRVDVGPKRDVAVVPMVHSVPELKVSEELAQKLGREDAERLLKDRKLVLLVDLDQTLVHTTNDNIPPNLKGVLHFFLRGPGSPGRWCHTRFRPRTKEFLESASKNYELHVCTFGARQYAHAIADLLDPEKKYFSHRILSRDECFDARTKSANLKALFPCGDNMVCIIDDREDVWRHASNLIHVRPYSFFQCTGDINAPPGADDKTRLIIGKNGSKPSVINQMPTLDLEPDQKGDSTDKSEEKKCEAADDVENGKTLSKDKAKPSEEKNDEEIDRIDEAEPRWVETSDGQIEVEDPDDYLIYLEDILKRIHKHFYDLYDKAENKRIPDLKLVIPEVKCEVLSGASLVFSGLVPTHQRLETSRAYLVARSLGAEVTQDFTENTTHLVAVRAGTAKVNASRRLGEGKANKLHVVTPEWLWACAERWERVDERLYPLQRGGQSSSRRPPPHCSSPPPAPRRRTASGRFMDTLNPLLSFSSDDIADMDREVEDIFNESDESSSDESKPNEDDLDDEENPPEDRLLSVETEEDTQDRLQDTLGLGSSDSDIEDGTRPRKRARAASPASDDEPPDDDDSSWNLMGAALEREFLAQD